GTGGATATGCATCTTATCAGGCCCATCGGGAACTGAGTCATGTGTGTCCGGTCAGAACTAGAATGGCAAACGCCCATTACTGggataaacaaaaaaaactttctGACTATTTTGTCATCAACATGTGTTTTAACTGTTACTTACTGATGGAAGGGGCTCCAGTTTCTCACACTTCAATGCTCCAGTCATGACCATATTTGGCATTACTGGCCTGGGAAATTCAAAGGCAAAGTCAAATATCATGAGCCACAGGGATGCCTTGCTCATCAACTCTGTGATAGTGGTTTCCTTCTTCAGGTACCGGGAGGCCAATTTATTCACATCAGAATACAAGAACTCACAGGCCATTGGCTCAAACACACTTCTCAGGAAGTTGACTGTCCTCTCAGCCAGGGTCATCTGGTCAATGTGGTGGGTGAAGCGCATGCGTACGTACGAAACAGGATGTAGACACTTGCTGGCCTCAAAGTCCACCATACATGGGAGGGCGATCAAGGTGTAGATATCGGGGATGTCCAGATATTCTCCAACGATGACCCCGGCTGGCTCAAAGGGATCGGTGAGGATGGCATTGAATCTCCAGTTCTTCAGGATCTGCATCAACTCTTTGTTCATCAGCAGGCTCTCGCAGGCCCTGCTGATGTAACTTCTCAGCACCCTCAGGCTATTGAAATATCTCCAGGCCCTGGTGAGGGCGTTGGAGGCATCCTGAGACATCAAGCCCTCCAGGTTGGCCTGTACCATGATCTGCAGCTGCTTCTTGGTGTAGGgcacagagagggtgagggtggtggagtTCTCCGGCCCCATGCTCTTGCTGGCCTCTGGAATGACCACCACAACCTGGTTCCCCCTCATGCCCAGCTCCTCAACCAGGGGCTTCAAGCCCGTCCAGTGACTTCCATCAGACGGTATGACCAGAAGCttccctgcctctgcccctgagaccagacagagaaatgACAGCGCAATCACACCTGGAGACTGGAGTGAAAGATGTGGTTGTGCGGTAAGCTATGAGTGCTCTGTCATACACTGCAGCGCAAAGGGAGGCTTTTAAGTAAATAGTTGAGTCATGGTGAGTGGTGGAACTCTGGAGAGAACGCGGAAGattattatttatgtttttattaAAGATTGTCTTTAAGGTCATATAAGACCTATATACTCACATTTGAGTACCTCATAGAGTATTTGACACTGTCTGCAACATAATTAAATTGTAGACACATTCAGATGTAATATTCAAGAAATAAAAGCATTGTGGCAATAGAAGTTTCCGCATTCAGTCATTTTTTGGATATTATCACATGGTCACAACCGGACTTAATGTAAAATCCTTATGTAAAATCCTACTGAACTAAAGCAAACTAACCCTAAACATTATCTTTGAGCATACATTGATGTAGTCCTATTATCAAAGTTACTCAATGTATACTCAATAAGTCCTCAATATACTGAAACTGTtggctttttttgggggggggggctagactTGCTCGCAGATGCAGTTCTCACATGCAAACTCATTCCTTGCGTTAAAGGCATAGTCGGGATGACTCTGCAACCTCTGACAGTGCTGTGTTCAGACTGGATGGTAAATCTGCCTACCTTCTGGCTCCAGTTGTGCAAATGTATTGGCTAATATTACTAAATTAAACGTTTACGATAACGCAATCGTATCACATGTGTGATATAGGCGACGATAGAAATGGCACGAAAACTGTTATGGTTGCAGTGctatttttattcaactcaTTCTTCCCCCAGGATATGGGACTGatttatgtaggcctacatcatttaAAGGGCGGCCGACAAAAGTATGTTTTATACACGACAAGTTGCAGTCTGACTGCAAATGCTCATACAAAGTGACACGATTCTGAACAAAGGCCATTCCTCAAAAAGAACAACCGTTCAGTCCAGAACAAGGGAAAACATCTCATAGCCTATatactttgggggggggggacctgtcATTAGCAACAAAAATGAAGACTGGTGAGgattaaaaatgtgttttaatgtatTGAGTTGTAGACGTAAATGTAaccggtgtgaatcggtgaaactcactcctcgggtatgtaacaggccacctgcttcaacgaatagctagattttctttggcgtagctggtagtggttgcGCTTGGCAGTCAGAGGTGGCGTGTTCGAGCCCGGGCAGGGACGAACATCGGTCCAGGACGCCTTCTGACggagcaagaccacgtctgttacacccctgttacataaacacatttttaaCATATTCTTTGTTTGAACTACTTACTGGAGGTCAGCCACCAATGACACTGTACAGATTACCACTGTACCTGTAACCTGCATTTATTTTTGCAGCCACTGAGGGCTGGGAGGCAGTGGATGAACCATTGTGAGAGGGCAGGGGTTCGTAATCTTTTGAAACTTTGAAACGAGCAATTACGTGCCAATAATCAGCAAttattaaaaaaagtttttcatTTCAAATGACATAGTTATGATTACAATGATATATTGgatatattttgtatattttgcCTAGAATTTGCATAGGATTTCCAATGCGTCAGTCAGAATTTGTAAAATTAAACGTGATTCTGATTGTGTAGCCTGCAGCTACAAATAATAGCCTACTTGGCTAAAACCAGTAAACAGGTAGGCCTACCCAATAGTGTAATAATCATAggccctcatgtacgtacatttgcaaacgtagTGTTATCAGTGCCATGGCCAACCCGGAGaaagcgcacgctgtgatacttcagtttacgtcgtatttaccaaaacctgcagttcatcgggtaatcagcgccttttcccgcccactataccgtgaatttgcgagcatttaaacgcgcaattgaatgggcctccttctctctttctatcatggatcagccaccaaagtcaaaactgcgaaaacaaagatttagtgataacgaaattgatgtgcttgttcatgaggtaacagcgaatttaaatattatacaaggccgGAATTCCACACCGACACAAAAAAATGCCATCTGGATCAAAATTACAAATTCAaagtaacgcgtaatgattttgtgttcactcaactgaaaaagtgtgattcttgtggcaaaaatcctttcgtgtccttggcctatgtcttcgtcttgcttgGATTACTGCTTCCATTtgaccaggaggcatatgcgaggAGCCCCACAtcctggtttacacctgcttttaagaggcgcagaattttcaccgcaaaatagaggtgcgctttcatgggcggtttttgtacatactgcagaatacataattaggcgcactttaagcatcccctcacatctctttatgggaaactcccactttcccctagcctggctctgccctcctacgtacttccgctcaatttggattttgcttctgtactaggtctgggatttcagtgcatcagtcggttttcagaaacacattttttgtaggtccaatcagcgaacagagggagtggctgagaacaatgacgttgatgtcgtgcactagtgtgagttgtagttccgtaatggcggcggagaacgATGcaagcgaagctattctgcggttgtggcaacgctgccgaatattataagttaaagccggagcaagaacaatccttgctgagttttgttggtggtcatgatgttgtggcccttctccccacagggttcgggaaaagttagattttccagctacggcagttagctccgtggtgaaggagttggctaaggcaaacgctagcgattggttatggcagatcagagtggctctgggaagatccaatagttttaaacttcaacagagttcccgccttcaaggaagttaacgcttgtcaatggagtgatcccagaccctctgtacaaatgaaatgtacgagggtctgttcgctgattggacctacaaaaaacgtgtttctgaaaaccgactgatgcactgaaattccagacctagtacagaagcaaaatccaaattgagcggaagtacgtaggagggcagagccaggctaggagaTTCCTTGTTTTTGTGAACTTACATGGTGAATAAAGCcccttctgattctgattctaaagtCAAGTTTGAGAGAATGTTTCTAGTTCAACCACAAGGGGGTGATAAAGTCAAAGAAATGAATTATCTTATACCTTGAAcgatctttgccaaatttgagATGGACATATTTTTATATTTGATAAAGGTCCAGTTAGACGATTGTTTTAGTTGGAAGTATGATTTGACAGCTGAAAACAGCTGAAAGCTATCTGAACACCTTGCTTTGGACAGCTTGTCTATGCCTAGGCCACTGTCACCTGAAGGCTATAGCCTGCTTTTTTATAAATTTGGAAATCAAATAAAGTAGACAAAACCTATCTGACAAACGTATTTCCAAATAGGGTATCGTGACCAGGCTGCTGGGTCGGACTCGGGTCACTATTTAACCAGCGGTGTAGATCTATTTCTTACACCTATTTATGACGAATTACTGGAATATTGCAAAGCGCCTAACATAGGCCTACACTAGCGTTGACAATCATAGGCCAGTGAACAAAAACGTTCACTTAAGGGTTACCATAAGGGGGGAAAAAGTTCACGTGCTACAACCAAAACTTGAAGAGAGTGGCATCGGGGTTCTTACGACGAGCCTAAAGATTCAGGTAGTTGGACTTCAAAGGAAGATCTTTGTCTAGCTCGTGCTACTGGACGCGCGCAGACATTGGCGTCTCCAAATAGCGGCAGTATATATGCGCATTGAAGGCTACAACTCTGACAGTTAAGCCAGACAACGGGAGGATGAATAGGCACTCAGTTGTCAATGCAACGCCGTGCACTTCTTTAACAAAACTCATGCTTAGAAAACATAATTTGGCGAAGACAATATGTGTGTAATCGCGTTTTGACACTGTTAGGTGCGAAACACAGATGCCAATTTGTAAGAAGCTTTTGGTCTGGATTTGATGCTCGCCTCAAGGCGATTAAGTATGATCTTAATCGGGACATGAAATGAAGTAACTGGAAATAGGTTTTGTAACAATATTGTATTTAGAGAACCTTCCTTTATAGTATTCTCAAAGTCACTTTAGTTAGGGGAAAATCAACATCACCGCACAAGTCGCGAGCGTTTTTGAAAACTGGTGGAGCTTCTCAGTTGAAAGTGTATGGATAGGATGGGTGCGCATGCTTTCCCCAACTAACCGAGGTATTGCCTTTTGGAGAGGGTAAGGTAATTTACAGTTGGTTTTATAATGTTTGTAAATTCACTTGTCCACAATTTAGATTATAGCCAAAGAGATGTTGGGATAATTTGCATGATGCTTTTAAGGTGACCCTGTGGGAACAACATTAATTTGATCATGATAAATATAACGAGTAAGCGATGTGTTAGTATTAACAGTGTTTGTGATGTTCTCGCTCTCCAAGCAGCCAGTGACAGCAATGCATCTGCACGTGCGTCTGCTAGCTCCCAAAAACTCCACTGTGGATTTAAACATTACTCGTCTTTAAAAAGAGTTGAGAGGCTATCGAAGATGAGAACGCTGCAAACAttcctgttcctctttctcctccaccaggtGAGTCATCCATTTCTTAAATGTAAAGGTAGGCTACTGGAAATATGATTTTGCGGTAGACTATAGGGACTTGCTATGTATATAATCAAATTCAAGCTTTTGCTAACCTCAAAGACGGCATTTCAATCGAACTAGCATATGAAAAATGAGCTCCCAAGCAGTTTCTAAATTGAACAACATTTAAGATATTCTATCAAGGAAGAGTTTTGATGTAATCAAACTAACAATTTCTACTTAATTTTAAATATACAGTAACTTTCCAAATACATTATTTTCAAGCCACATAGCTCAAGAATATGAAATGTGATGCATACAAATAGTTGTATTTTGTAATAACTAAATAGTAAATTGTAATAACCATGCAATTATTTAATAGCCATGTAATTATAAACCAAGATGGGGGCCATTGTCATGGTGTTAATCAACACAGAAGTTGCAATTAATGTTCTTAATTGTGCCCTAAATGAAGCATTATATTTCATTTACGTAGCTCTGGACCCCTTTATTACGTTTTTTGTCTGGGACCGGAATAGGGCAGATATGCTACACATGATCCACTATAAATAACTGCATTTTTGTTGAAAATAACATTATGTTAATTTGTAATGTTAAATTTATGTGCAATTTAGAATTTATGACACCTTGTGATTGAAATTATACTCCCAATTCATTCTAAATCCAACCATCATTTGTTAATGGAAGACTCCAATGAATTAATCATTCttagtttttattattataaaagaAATGGTTACAAATGAGAATCTAGATTTTCTTTTGATAAATTCCCTGATTCTGCTAATTAACCAGTACATGAACATTGTCAGTGTTAGTGGCATGTGATGATTGTGATGGACCACATTATTTCAAATCATATTTTCACTCAGACTAAGAATACTCAGGTGTTTAAAACAGCTCACTCTTCCATTCTATCACTTTCAAGATCACTTTCAACAGCTAATCATTTAAAAATGTCCTCTTTTAGGCATGAGTGATAAATAGCAACCAACTAGATCCTTTTTCGCAGATGGATTTGAGTACTATTTAACCTCTTGTTGTAATCCCAACTGATCTGTCTTTGAGGGTGAAAGTCAAGTGTTTTaagagagacaccagagagagaccagcatcAAAGGAGATCCGACCCTGTGATAAAGACAGTTGTTACTGTGACCCATTGAAACTAGAAGCGCTTTCTCAaagctatctctctttctttcttataATGTAATGTAGTTGGAGGATGATAAACCCATGTAAATCCTGAGGaaatacttttttatttacCACAGGATATTGTTCCTCTTAAGATGTAAGCCTTGTGTGACCTactgttgtttttttcattgCATAACTGAAGTATACCAAGCAAGATCCTGTGATTCAAGGAAATTAAATGTCACATTAATCATCATTTTCACATTTTTTGGTTAAAATGTGGCTGGGCTAGTAGGTGGAAAACCTAACAATCTGACCTTCACATTGATATGTTAGATAAATAGAATTCATGAAGTATTCCTGTAGATTAGACGGGTTGTGATTTAAACACTATATCCCCTAGTACTGTGGTGAGGCTTGGTAGCAGGCGGTGTGACTCTGGGGGTCTATGGCAAGGCCTCCATGGGGAGCCTGGCTCCCAGGGGACCGGCCTTTTCCCCAGGCAGCTATGCCTCACTGGGCTTCATCCCAGCAGCCCCCTCTGCATGGCTGGCCACATATTGTCTCCGGTCCACCgtcaacacacgcacaccacacacattgtacacaaatacggatacacacacgcacgcattcaCAGactggtacagacacacacacaaaccttacacacatagacatagaGATACTCAAAGACacatagacactcacacacaaagatcATGATTCTTATACTAGAAGTGTGTGCCCTGCATCTGTGCCCTGTACCCTAGGGAAAGATAAGAGGGTCAGGTCTTTCATGGGAGGGACCATTCTTCCTATGACATCTGCAGCTGTCAGCCTAAGAGAACTGACAGCAGAACAATGTACACGGGGACAAAACCCCGCTTGAGTTCTGCTCTCCCCAAATGCTTTCCCTTCACGTTTAGACTGTTGATTTCCGTGTTTCCTGACGCTGGTAATGCAATACAGGCCGGGATTATACCAGCGAGAAGACGGCGACAGAGTCCATTTCTTCCCTGCATCTTACTAGCATCTATCCACAAAGCTGCTGGGCAATATTTTGTCACAACAAAACCATCCATGAAGCCAATGCCAGAGAGCTCAATAGCATGAAACACTGCGTTGTCTCCCCAGGGCTGCAAGAACACAGACACTAATTGTCAGAGGCCCAGACTGAGCAGAGACAAGGGCCGTGCAttaaagagggagagtgagaaggaaTGGAAGCAGAACAGCCTAGCCGTGGGTGAAAAGCCGGCTACTCCACCGCAGTAGCGCTGCAATTGTGATGTGCACTGATTCATGGGAGAAGGCTCTGCAGGGCCGGAGTGGTTCAGCTCTGTTCTGGAAGGAAGCAGTTGATCATTGTGTAATTCAGGAGCTGTATTTGAAGTATCTTCATATATTTAACACCTTATATTAACAAAAAAAATTACACTTCATACATTATATTGGACATTTTTTATCCAAATACAAATCGTGCATATAGTAACtacagcagataatcaaggatcagaagagcACAGTTCTGACATTATTCAAGTGGTTAGAGGCAAGGAACGGTCCGTATACATGTACataatattgtaatacaaaacACAGAATTGTACAATTCATGGAACTCTATTGATCGGTAGCGTTGTAAATATGCTATCCTCGTTATTTTGTTTGTTGCTCAGTTCAAACAGTGTCAGACAGAGACTGCACTGTTTTCTTCAAATCAGAAAAGGGCTCTGGCAAAGACAAGAGTTCGAGACCTGATTTTTTTTAGAAACTTAAATTCCACTCAAATACTGTCTCCAGGGGTCCAGTATGTGTTCCCCTGTTCCTCATGCTCAATTAGCTGTgatttcattatttatttattgtatatttaaatgCAACTTATACTAAAAAACGTGTAATAAAATGTAGagtgggggggtagagaggggattAGAAAAAGCGCTTTAATCTCATGCTTCTGATAATACTGCATGGGCTGATTGATTAGTTTTTCAGGAAGCTTATGTCACAAGAACCTAATCCGTCTTTGGATTGTGCCAGCCTTGTACGGTTTTTCGCTCCGCCACTTTATCATGGCGGCGAATTACAGAGCTGCTGGGCTGTGATAAGGTCCTCGTCTCTTTCACagacccccctttccctctggaCAATAAAAACGCTGTTTATATTCTTTAGCCCAGTCTTCACATCAACCCCTCACAGGATTTGCCTtgtaagagagcgagagaggcaggcaggaactTTTAGGGCACCAGAAAAAAGGGGGGAAACgaggggaagaaagaaaaaaagaaattgtgGTGAAATAGCGAGTTTGGCCGGGAAAGGTCTCAGGAAGTGATTAAACGTGGATTTGAGTGAGTTGGTCTGTATAGACAGAAGATGCGCTGGTTTCCAGGAATCATTTTGGAGCTTATTCTCTACTGATGTGTATCTGTGCCCATATTGGGGTCACATTCTGTAGCCAGAGGGCCGGACTGGGTAATCCTTCATAAACAATACTGTCAGTCTGTGACATTTTCAAGCCTCATGTTATGTTTTTTGTCACCGTCTATCAAAGGCAGCTGTTCATTTTCCTGTCTGAAATGTTTAAAATGCAGCAAAACAACTGCTAGACCTGATTATCTGTAAAATGATCAATCGTAATTGTGTGCATTTTCAGTTAATCCATCAATTCCTTTCAACGTGGATCAGATTCCAACCTAAGAGAAAGGTTGACATGATTGAAAGTCATCAAATTGTTGATATATATTGACAGTGTTTTCACTGTTGAGTCAACTGCTTCAATTGAAATCGAGCCACCACGGTATGTAGGCACCCAATGCTCCCTATCTGATCATGTATTCTATGGTCCTGACCTGTTCTCAGCTCTTCTGGAGCCTTGCAGTATTAGTACTCTACCATAGTATCTAGAATCAGTACTGTAGTATTATTACTCTAGCATAGTATTAGTGCTCTACTGTAGT
The DNA window shown above is from Osmerus eperlanus chromosome 3, fOsmEpe2.1, whole genome shotgun sequence and carries:
- the LOC134016999 gene encoding UDP-glucuronosyltransferase 1A1-like, with translation MRYSNSPGVIALSFLCLVSGAEAGKLLVIPSDGSHWTGLKPLVEELGMRGNQVVVVIPEASKSMGPENSTTLTLSVPYTKKQLQIMVQANLEGLMSQDASNALTRAWRYFNSLRVLRSYISRACESLLMNKELMQILKNWRFNAILTDPFEPAGVIVGEYLDIPDIYTLIALPCMVDFEASKCLHPVSYVRMRFTHHIDQMTLAERTVNFLRSVFEPMACEFLYSDVNKLASRYLKKETTITELMSKASLWLMIFDFAFEFPRPVMPNMVMTGALKCEKLEPLPSWRYSQL